In one window of Bizionia sp. M204 DNA:
- a CDS encoding DUF2911 domain-containing protein, whose protein sequence is MSCKQEKKEIITEQPQAETTSKPPKKVLSPHTSAMAMIGDAHIHIDYSSPGVRNRMIFGGLLAYDQVWQAGAHMATWIETNKDLNIEGKELKAGKYGLFVIPNEEEWKIIFNTNWDQHGKDEYDEKDNVLQFKVTPKISEEVQEHLEYKITKTSDASGTMSLSWERVVIEFPFEVN, encoded by the coding sequence GTGTCCTGTAAACAAGAAAAAAAAGAAATAATTACGGAACAACCTCAAGCTGAAACGACCTCGAAACCACCAAAGAAAGTATTAAGCCCACATACGTCTGCAATGGCGATGATAGGGGACGCACATATCCACATCGACTATTCATCACCGGGTGTTAGGAATAGAATGATATTTGGAGGTCTATTGGCTTACGATCAAGTTTGGCAAGCTGGTGCACATATGGCGACTTGGATAGAAACCAATAAAGATTTAAACATTGAAGGAAAAGAATTGAAAGCTGGCAAATACGGATTATTTGTAATTCCTAATGAGGAAGAATGGAAAATCATTTTCAATACCAATTGGGATCAACACGGTAAAGATGAATATGACGAGAAGGATAATGTATTACAATTTAAAGTAACCCCTAAAATTTCCGAAGAAGTTCAGGAGCATTTAGAATATAAGATAACAAAGACTTCCGATGCATCAGGCACAATGAGTTTGAGTTGGGAGAGGGTCGTTATTGAATTTCCATTTGAAGTAAATTAA